A single genomic interval of Spirosoma linguale DSM 74 harbors:
- a CDS encoding glycosyl transferase group 1 (PFAM: glycosyl transferase group 1~KEGG: cti:RALTA_B0031 putative glycosyl transferase): MKKNLLIIGSSQGVYGGIEAYMIALAEAASSWEEFDVKLCFKIIEGADAVENLVQSAEAVCKQVYFVRRGSKELVDLLKWADVLHVQNMPPDIVFPARFMSKKVFLTVHNRRLPELNLHNLIWRFSIRFAYRRWFNSNFVWGTWENGKKSSNSDCVPTVCRLPTAWCPPEQRKGFLFVGRWIENKGIQEILKAYALGNFDPNEYPLTILGDGPLKPVVLSMIDDLKIKHVNMPGFVDDATKQKYLSSTRWLLAPARTQEDLGLTPIEARSVGVPSIVTRDGGLPEAGGAASLIVEPGDVEGLARCMQMAATMDETEYQRRGKLAKDTLEGFLKPMDFYRTSYNN; the protein is encoded by the coding sequence ATGAAAAAAAACCTGCTCATCATCGGCTCATCTCAGGGTGTTTACGGAGGTATCGAAGCCTACATGATCGCACTGGCCGAAGCAGCTTCTTCCTGGGAGGAATTTGATGTCAAATTGTGTTTTAAAATAATTGAAGGTGCAGACGCGGTCGAGAACCTGGTGCAGTCGGCCGAAGCGGTTTGCAAACAGGTTTATTTTGTTCGGCGAGGCTCTAAAGAATTAGTTGATCTGTTGAAGTGGGCCGATGTGCTGCACGTGCAGAACATGCCGCCCGATATTGTCTTTCCGGCCCGGTTCATGTCGAAGAAGGTTTTCCTGACCGTACATAACCGTCGCCTGCCCGAACTCAACCTGCATAACCTGATCTGGCGTTTCTCCATCCGGTTCGCTTACCGCCGGTGGTTCAACTCCAACTTTGTATGGGGTACCTGGGAGAATGGCAAAAAATCCAGCAACAGCGACTGTGTACCCACCGTATGTCGGCTACCAACCGCCTGGTGCCCGCCCGAACAACGGAAAGGCTTCCTGTTTGTGGGCCGGTGGATTGAAAACAAGGGCATTCAGGAAATTCTGAAAGCCTACGCCCTCGGCAACTTCGACCCGAACGAGTACCCCCTCACTATACTGGGCGACGGGCCGCTGAAACCGGTTGTACTGTCGATGATCGACGACCTGAAGATCAAGCATGTAAACATGCCGGGCTTTGTCGACGATGCTACGAAACAGAAGTATCTGTCGTCGACGCGCTGGCTGCTGGCCCCCGCCCGGACGCAGGAAGACCTGGGGCTGACCCCCATCGAAGCCCGCAGCGTTGGAGTACCGTCTATCGTAACCCGCGACGGGGGGTTGCCCGAAGCGGGTGGAGCGGCCTCGCTGATTGTTGAGCCGGGCGATGTGGAAGGACTAGCGCGTTGTATGCAGATGGCCGCCACCATGGACGAAACGGAATACCAGCGTCGCGGCAAACTGGCCAAAGACACCCTCGAAGGTTTTCTGAAACCAATGGATTTTTACCGCACCTCCTACAATAATTAA
- a CDS encoding hypothetical protein (KEGG: cti:RALTA_B0034 hypothetical protein): MKAVLSQLTNNPSYAKLWHWIKLVSITGTAQVTVQAIGFISGILVIRLLPTQEYALYTLANTMLGTMTVLADGGISTGVMAKGGKVWQDRQRLGEVLATGFNLRKKFAVVSLCIALPVLVYLLHHHDASWTMSILIVLALIPAFFTSLSGTLLEIAPKLHQEVAPLQKIQVGVALSRLVLLSLSIFTFPVTFIAILSAGLPQIWANRRIRKISSVFADTTQAINLNDQKEILYMVKRLLPEAIYYCVSGQLTIWLISIYGSTAGVAQAGALGRLPVALTLFTVLFGSLVLPFFSRTPAVKKIVLQQYLKIQAGLVVLGLCIVGGVVLFSGPILTILGPQYTGLTSELIIMMVGSTISFIATSSFFLCTCRGWVINPAISITISIGAIIAGVSIIDVSTLKGIFWLNIFTSIVHLIMHLAYGIHRIVTIKNDAN; the protein is encoded by the coding sequence ATGAAGGCAGTCCTTTCGCAGCTAACCAATAACCCTTCCTATGCTAAGCTATGGCATTGGATCAAGCTTGTCTCGATTACGGGGACTGCACAGGTAACGGTTCAGGCGATTGGCTTCATCAGTGGTATTCTGGTTATTCGTTTGCTGCCTACGCAGGAATACGCATTGTATACGCTGGCCAACACTATGCTGGGCACCATGACGGTGCTGGCCGATGGCGGTATCTCGACGGGGGTAATGGCCAAAGGGGGCAAAGTATGGCAAGACCGGCAGCGGCTGGGCGAAGTGCTGGCTACGGGCTTCAACCTACGGAAAAAATTCGCCGTTGTCAGCCTGTGTATTGCCCTGCCCGTACTGGTTTACCTGCTCCACCACCACGATGCCAGTTGGACAATGTCGATACTTATTGTACTGGCGCTGATTCCGGCCTTCTTTACGTCGTTGTCGGGTACGCTGCTGGAAATAGCGCCGAAACTGCATCAGGAGGTGGCTCCACTGCAAAAAATACAGGTGGGTGTTGCCCTGAGCCGGTTGGTCCTACTCAGCCTGAGCATATTCACTTTTCCGGTTACCTTCATCGCTATCCTGTCGGCGGGTTTGCCCCAAATATGGGCCAACAGACGGATACGCAAAATATCGTCTGTTTTTGCCGACACGACGCAGGCCATTAACCTGAACGACCAGAAAGAGATTCTCTACATGGTCAAACGGTTACTGCCCGAAGCGATTTATTACTGCGTGTCGGGGCAGCTTACGATTTGGCTTATATCCATTTACGGCTCTACGGCCGGGGTGGCGCAGGCGGGTGCCCTGGGTCGGCTGCCAGTTGCTTTGACGTTGTTTACCGTATTGTTCGGGTCGCTGGTGCTGCCTTTTTTCAGCCGCACACCAGCCGTCAAAAAGATAGTTCTTCAGCAGTACCTGAAAATTCAGGCCGGGCTGGTGGTTCTGGGCCTTTGCATTGTGGGGGGCGTGGTGCTCTTCTCGGGGCCGATCCTGACCATCCTGGGCCCTCAGTACACGGGCCTGACCAGCGAACTGATTATCATGATGGTGGGCAGCACGATCAGCTTTATCGCCACCTCCTCGTTTTTTCTGTGTACGTGCAGAGGCTGGGTCATTAACCCCGCCATCTCTATTACCATCAGTATCGGGGCCATTATCGCGGGGGTGTCCATCATTGATGTATCGACCCTCAAAGGGATTTTCTGGCTCAACATATTCACAAGTATCGTGCATCTGATCATGCACCTGGCGTACGGGATTCACCGAATTGTGACCATCAAGAACGACGCCAACTAA
- a CDS encoding NusG antitermination factor (PFAM: NGN domain protein~KEGG: dat:HRM2_26770 transcriptional antiterminator (SH3-like protein)), which yields MPWFVLYTKSRNEKIVAEKLRAKDIEVYCPMIKRSRQWSDRVKVVEEPLFRSYCFVKLDERRRHEVFSVPGLVRYLFWEGKPAIVRDAEIDSIKSMLAEVDHDLIHIKPLHPGTQLTIKSGSFRDSIGTVVRQDGRIVTVVLESLQMVLKVDLTTTAIVG from the coding sequence ATGCCTTGGTTCGTTCTTTATACAAAGTCTCGAAATGAGAAGATCGTTGCGGAAAAACTACGGGCAAAGGACATAGAGGTATACTGCCCTATGATCAAACGCTCCCGCCAATGGTCGGACCGGGTTAAAGTGGTTGAAGAGCCTCTGTTTCGCTCCTATTGTTTTGTAAAGCTGGACGAACGCCGACGACACGAGGTCTTCTCGGTACCTGGTCTGGTTCGATACCTGTTCTGGGAAGGCAAACCAGCCATCGTTCGCGATGCCGAGATCGACTCCATCAAGTCGATGCTGGCCGAAGTCGATCATGATTTGATTCACATTAAACCGTTACATCCTGGCACTCAACTGACCATCAAATCGGGTTCGTTCCGCGACTCGATTGGTACCGTTGTGCGTCAGGATGGCCGAATCGTCACCGTTGTGCTGGAGTCACTCCAGATGGTATTGAAGGTAGATCTGACCACTACCGCTATTGTCGGATAA
- a CDS encoding capsular exopolysaccharide family (KEGG: sun:SUN_1559 capsular polysaccharide biosynthesis protein~TIGRFAM: capsular exopolysaccharide family~PFAM: lipopolysaccharide biosynthesis protein), whose protein sequence is MIDNQYTNSTPNKPVNIRLFFSKYLRNWYWFVIALVAALGGAYYYLRNTTPVYQVNAAILIKKEEKGMIGDDIIKSENTKVSEKNIENEIETLKSRTLIQRVVDDLNLTVGYFQKGDVRDNEEIYDESPIHVRPIKLNAAAYAGLISVHILNPKQYELLDEEGKTKGKYSFNQLAKSDYGTFNITYIDSLYNPAKNVIKVAFYDKEVTVQQYQSAVKVELNNQKSTVLKLGMETPVPSKGKAVLGKLMDEYTFAALADKNKEAANTMQFIDERLRLITGELGNVEKNVESYKSQAGITDLSTEGNLFLESVKDNDAKLNDVEIQLRVLNGVESYLKNSQNGVAPATAMGNDAVLGGLLKKLSDLGSQEEKYSRTTQPDNPYRQTIEAQIASTKASIRDYVNNQRQNLLVTQSSLKQQNGRFNSSIRTIPRKEREFVNIKRQQAIKENLYLLLLQKKEETAIAHAPTITDSRVMDAPYSSPGPVKPNHSSIYMLAVFAGLLIPAGFISARGLMNDKVQSRKEIEEETGVVVFGEITKKPKQLKNNIVDLTSHSLIAEQFKILRANLQYAGREDGNPDGQVILITSSVSGEGKSFVSINMALSLALLNKKVIVLELDLRKPQTAQYLNMTQLDKPGISSYLDGRIGYDQLIQQTQVHPNLYFIASGPIPNNPTELLSNGRIQVLLDQLRSEFDYIVLDTPPVSMLADATLLGPYADTAFYVVRHEYTPRNYMRLLSNLNDSHKFKSLNVIVNAVNYPNSEDFGYGYSYPKRKAY, encoded by the coding sequence ATGATCGACAATCAGTATACTAATTCGACGCCAAATAAGCCCGTAAATATACGCTTATTTTTTTCGAAGTATTTACGCAACTGGTACTGGTTTGTTATTGCTTTGGTAGCTGCCTTAGGTGGTGCCTATTATTACCTTCGGAATACGACACCGGTTTATCAAGTCAACGCAGCCATTCTTATCAAAAAAGAAGAGAAAGGTATGATTGGCGACGATATTATAAAGAGTGAAAATACGAAGGTAAGCGAGAAAAATATCGAGAACGAAATTGAAACATTAAAGTCACGCACATTAATTCAGCGAGTGGTCGATGATTTGAATTTGACCGTTGGTTATTTTCAAAAAGGAGACGTTCGGGACAATGAAGAAATTTATGACGAATCGCCTATTCATGTTCGGCCCATTAAATTAAATGCGGCTGCTTATGCTGGTCTTATTTCGGTTCATATTTTAAATCCAAAGCAGTACGAATTACTGGATGAGGAAGGCAAAACCAAGGGCAAATACAGTTTTAATCAGCTGGCAAAAAGCGATTATGGTACGTTTAACATAACGTATATCGATTCGCTGTACAACCCCGCAAAAAATGTAATCAAGGTTGCATTTTATGACAAAGAAGTAACAGTTCAGCAGTATCAATCAGCCGTTAAAGTAGAACTGAACAACCAGAAGAGCACGGTACTGAAATTGGGTATGGAAACGCCCGTACCATCGAAGGGGAAAGCGGTTTTGGGCAAATTGATGGACGAATACACTTTTGCGGCTCTGGCCGATAAAAACAAGGAAGCGGCCAATACCATGCAGTTTATCGATGAGCGCCTGCGCCTGATTACCGGTGAACTGGGTAACGTCGAAAAAAATGTTGAATCGTACAAAAGTCAGGCCGGCATAACCGATTTAAGCACCGAAGGAAACCTGTTTCTGGAATCGGTAAAGGACAACGACGCCAAACTGAATGATGTTGAAATTCAGCTCAGGGTATTGAACGGGGTTGAATCGTATTTAAAGAATAGCCAGAACGGCGTGGCACCCGCTACGGCCATGGGCAACGATGCGGTACTGGGTGGTCTGTTAAAGAAACTCAGCGACCTGGGTTCGCAGGAAGAGAAATATAGCCGGACAACGCAGCCAGATAACCCTTACCGGCAAACAATTGAAGCACAAATTGCCAGCACGAAAGCCTCTATCCGGGACTACGTTAATAACCAGCGGCAGAATTTGCTTGTAACGCAAAGCAGCCTGAAACAACAGAATGGCCGTTTTAACTCGTCTATCCGAACCATTCCCCGCAAGGAGCGCGAGTTTGTAAACATCAAGCGCCAGCAGGCCATTAAAGAAAATCTGTACCTTCTGCTGCTCCAGAAAAAAGAGGAAACCGCCATTGCCCACGCGCCCACGATTACAGACAGCCGGGTTATGGATGCACCTTACAGCTCTCCGGGTCCCGTTAAGCCAAACCACAGCAGCATTTACATGCTGGCCGTTTTTGCTGGCTTGCTGATTCCGGCCGGGTTTATCAGCGCCCGTGGCCTGATGAACGACAAAGTGCAGTCGCGGAAAGAGATCGAAGAAGAAACGGGGGTTGTCGTGTTCGGCGAAATCACCAAAAAACCAAAGCAGCTTAAGAACAACATCGTCGATCTGACCAGCCATTCGCTCATTGCCGAGCAGTTCAAAATTCTGCGGGCCAATTTGCAGTATGCCGGCCGGGAAGACGGTAACCCTGACGGGCAGGTGATTCTGATCACCTCATCGGTTAGTGGTGAAGGCAAGAGTTTTGTGAGCATCAACATGGCGCTGAGCCTCGCATTGCTCAACAAAAAGGTGATCGTGCTGGAACTGGACCTGCGTAAGCCTCAAACGGCTCAATACCTGAACATGACTCAGCTCGACAAGCCGGGTATTTCCAGCTACCTGGATGGCCGGATCGGATACGATCAGTTAATTCAGCAAACGCAGGTTCACCCCAATCTGTATTTCATAGCAAGCGGCCCGATTCCCAATAACCCAACGGAGCTGCTGTCGAACGGACGTATTCAGGTGTTGCTCGACCAGCTGCGAAGCGAGTTCGATTACATTGTTCTGGATACGCCCCCGGTAAGTATGCTGGCCGATGCCACGCTGCTGGGACCCTACGCGGATACCGCTTTTTACGTTGTCCGCCACGAGTACACGCCACGCAATTACATGCGTTTGCTGTCCAATTTAAACGACAGCCACAAGTTCAAATCGCTGAACGTCATTGTCAACGCCGTCAACTATCCCAACAGTGAGGATTTCGGCTATGGGTATAGCTACCCGAAGCGCAAAGCGTACTAA